A single Branchiostoma floridae strain S238N-H82 chromosome 11, Bfl_VNyyK, whole genome shotgun sequence DNA region contains:
- the LOC118426397 gene encoding uncharacterized protein LOC118426397, producing the protein MRKGSRRCVLMVLAVVLNMTVAVQGWGRLKRTRQMEELLGDRFLSLEDPRLCAARVTTHCVRHQADSYSALDRQMMGLSQEALLRHLCGAEQEFVTCLGAAPFACTSRMMRAVQSVAAGLLNVTIKPYCPNIDLQILNPISKVRCEKSEFEHCLYAGRMAGLPWTPCRARAHSYRCFSQTCMQDAVEPVWTAWQLLAHAAEATYSDPTVCQQLDPVSAGSPGDPNTPHHSLSEYDYY; encoded by the exons ATGAGGAAGGGTTCTAGAAGATGTGTTTTGATGGTCCTGgccgtggtgctgaacatgaCGGTTGCTGTTCAAGGTTGGGGTCGGCTGAAGAGAACGCGGCAG atgGAAGAGTTGCTAGGAGACCGGTTCCTTTCGTTGGAAG ACCCCCGGCTGTGTGCAGCACGCGTCACTACCCACTGTGTACGTCACCAGGCAGACAGCTATTCCGCACTGGACCGGCAGATGATGGGACTATCCCAGGAAGCACTGCTGCGGCATCTTTGTGGAGCCGAACAG GAGTTCGTGACGTGTCTGGGAGCAGCACCGTTCGCCTGCACCAGTAGGATGATGAGGGCTGTCCAATCCGTCGCGGCCGGCCTGCTGAATGTCACCATCAAGCCCTACTGTCCAAACATTGACTTGCAGATCCTCAATCCAATTTCTAAAG TACGCTGTGAGAAGTCCGAGTTTGAACACTGCCTGTATGCGGGCCGTATGGCTGGACTCCCATGGACCCCTTGTCGCGCACGCGCACACAGCTACCGCTGCTTCTCCCAGACCTGCATGCAGGACGCTGTGGAACCGGTCTGGACCGCCTGGCAG CTACTGGCCCATGCAGCAGAAGCGACATACAGCGACCCGACGGTGTGCCAGCAGCTCGACCCCGTCAGTGCCGGGTCACCAGGAGACCCGAACACTCCCCACCATAGCCTCTCTGAGTACGACTACTACTAG
- the LOC118426170 gene encoding uncharacterized protein LOC118426170, translating into MKGLDGKTCSSTNLATSSRFSLWPSDDPVVKARRSRRVDHWAKLRAKVPEEFLSLPIAVELESLSSSSISDLSLTDDEKRRRKGRKSRQRPADSYSDSAGSDERGRKAKHKERSSGSSSRRRRDTICASSVARETYSFDMDNFSLLDRPATAQAAKQNKIVAMSSLSSTEEDILLFLLIQFGVLPSSATHKDLRKLLRKALHGKINISLHSNGNYVHTNGVYINVKGNYINTRGLYINTDGNFIGTSGTYVNIVKKDGKMEVSKVPPVTRIPKPLAIDCKSPELEFDMPI; encoded by the exons ATGAAAGGCCTAGACGGGAAAA CTTGTTCTAGCACAAATCTCGCCACCTCTTCCAGATTCTCGCTTTGGCCTTCTGACGATCCTGTTGTCAAGGCAAGAAGATCTAGGAGGGTCGATCACTGGGCCAAGCTGAGAGCTAAG GTTCCCGAGGAGTTTTTGAGCTTGCCCATCGCCGTCGAGCTCGAATCTCTCAGCAGCTCCAGCATATCTGACCTGTCGCTCACGGACGATGAGAAGAGGAgaaggaaaggaaggaaaagtCGACAGAGACCGGCAGATTCTTACTCAGACAGCGCGGGGTCGGACGAAAGAGGGAGGAAAGCAAAACACAAGGAGAGATCGTCGGGCTCATCGTCAAGACGCCGTCGAGACACCATCTGCGCGTCAAGCGTCGCCAGGGAAACGTACTCCTTCGACATGGACAACTTTTCACTGTTAGACCGGCCGGCCACCGCTCAGGCggccaaacaaaacaaaatcgtCGCAATGAGTTCGCTATCGTCAACAGAGGAGGACATCCTTTTATTTCTGTTGATTCAGTTCGGAGTCCTCCCGAGTAGCGCCACGCATAAAGACCTGCGGAAACTCCTCCGTAAGGCTCTTCATGGTAAGATAAACATCAGTCTACACTCTAACGGAAATTACGTACACACGAATGGTGTTTACATCAACGTGAAGGGTAATTACATTAACACTCGCGGCTTGTACATAAACACTGATGGTAACTTCATAGGAACCAGTGGGACGTACGTGAACATCGTCAAGAAAGACGGAAAGATGGAGGTCTCCAAGGTACCACCCGTCACCCGGATTCCGAAACCTCTCGCGATAGACTGTAAAAGTCCCGAATTAGAGTTTGACATGCCGATTTAA
- the LOC118426078 gene encoding uncharacterized protein LOC118426078, with protein sequence MTDYTLIHPKHSWQCWPSHGHGHSGSDGKLQHTGSSFRFGGGGREVEALEDFHKEKHHKWPVAVSWQYKNGTVTGINNETFSELVIQESRGNKKLRGQNNFYNTTGNYFNASGNFAKTSGNYYHAAGTYANTTGNFFHTSGNFFNVLPKKNNEGGQLGAGGSVDSNAPALTNGGGAGGARGGGGCC encoded by the exons ATGACTGACTACACTCTCATCCACCCCAAGCACAG CTGGCAATGCTGGCCCAGCCATGGTCATGGACACAGCGGTAGTGATGGCAAACTGCAGCACACG GGGTCAAGCTTCAGGTTTGGTGGCGGCGGCCGTGAGGTTGAAGCACTTGAGGATTTCCACAAAG AGAAACACCACAAGTGGCCAGTGGCGGTGTCCTGGCAGTATAAGAACGGCACAGTGACTGGCATCAACAACGAGACCTTCTCCGAGTTGGTCATCCAGGAGTCCCGTGGTAACAAGAAGCTCCGCGGACAGAACAACTTCTACAACACCACGGGCAACTACTTCAATGCCTCAG GTAATTTCGCTAAGACATCGGGCAACTACTACCACGCAGCCGGCACCTACGCCAACACCACCGGCAACTTCTTCCACACTTCTGGCAACTTCTTCAACGTCCTGCCCAAGAAGAACAACGAGGGCGGACAGCTCGGGGCAGGAGGGTCGGTGGACTCCAACGCGCCGGCCCTGACTAACGGGGGTGGCGCCGGCGGTGCCAGGGGAGGCGGTGGCTGCTGCTAG
- the LOC118426076 gene encoding beta-1,3-glucosyltransferase-like, whose amino-acid sequence MVTEYTSNKMAAEVKIHRTVYKLSVLVLGLLVAASEPKDSGQTGPGVADDITRQQGDNHGNNIGLQDVVIIIQSQKYSYHTEKARQLRENIRQQAQDIQQEPPTVVLLHEEWKGRGAWTILPYLPKISQTFGQRAAWVFFCEDDTAVKLLPLLDILRKYDAEKELFLGHALVDQEATIIHHFVFHQNPGSFSYPDFSAGWALSAPLLNRLAKRWSEESHQSEFTIDLKHEIAMYIYDSGKGVRLTDVPQFCAGPQNDNVKCVTTFPTKLPQCGDPVPEETVFFAVKTCEKYHKDRVPVVKKTWGKHARHITYYSDKEDSTIPTVTTGVPNTERGHCGKVYAILKEFHSKESLKKMDWLVIADDDTLLSVPRLLVVLSCYDPTDPIFLGERYGYGLTRGVDSGYAYITGGGGMVLSRAGVTKLLQSSCGCPADDSPDDMILGMCSEVSAGVHVVHSQLFHQARPADYSKGYLSHQPPVSFHKHWNTDPYKVYNKYLLTDSEGYNHTEL is encoded by the exons ATGGTTACTGAGTACACTtcgaacaaaatggcggcagaaGTCAAAATACATCGCACAGTTTACAAGCTTTCAGTGCTGGTTTTAG GTCTGCTTGTCGCCGCCTCCGAGCCCAAAGATTCCGGTCAGACCGGTCCTGGTGTAGCAGACGACATAACACGTCAACAAGGGGATAATCATGGCAATAATATAG gaCTGCAGGATGTGGTAATTATCATCCAGAGCCAGAAGTACAGCTACCACACAGAAAAGGCTCGCCAGCTCAGAGAAAACATCAGGCAACAAGCTCAGGACATTCAACAG GAGCCACCGACAGTTGTACTGTTGCATGAGGAGTGGAAAGGCCGGGGGGCGTGGACCATCCTTCCCTACCTTCCCAA AATTTCCCAGACCTTTGGGCAGAGAGCAGCCTGGGTGTTCTTTTGTGAAGATGACACAGCTGTGAAACTCCTGCCATTGCTCGACATTCTCAGGAAGTATGATGCTGAAAAG GAACTTTTTCTAGGCCATGCTCTAGTAGACCAGGAAGCCACCATTATCCACCACTTTGTCTTCCACCAAAACCCTGGGTCCTTCTCTTACCCAGACTTTTCAGCAGGCTGGGCTCTCAGTGCCCCACTGCTCAATAG GCTAGCAAAAAGATGGTCTGAGGAAAGTCATCAGAGTGAATTCACCATTGATCTTAAACATGAG ATAGCCATGTACATCTATGACAGTGGGAAAGGAGTCAGACTTACAGATGTGCCACAGTTCTGTGCAGGTCCACAAAATGACAATGTCAAGTGTGTAACAACTTTCCCTACCAAATTGCCACAAtgt gGGGATCCAGTGCCAGAGGAGACAGTTTTCTTTGCTGTAAAAACCTGTGAGAAATATCACAAAGACAGAG TGCCTGTTGTTAAGAAAACATGGGGGAAGCATGCCAGGCATATAACATACTATAGCGACAAGGAAGACTCTACCATTCCAACAGTCACTACAGGGGTGCCAAACACAGAGAGAG GCCACTGTGGGAAAGTCTATGCCATTCTCAAAGAGTTTCACTCCAAGGAAAGTTTGAAGAAGATGGATTGGCTGGTCATTGCTGATGATGACACCTTGTTAAG TGTGCCCAGATTACTGGTTGTCCTCAGCTGCTATGATCCAACTGACCCCATCTTCTTAGGAGAGCGGTATGGCTATGGACTGACACGAGGGGTAGACTCAGGCTATGCCTATATAACAGGAGGAGGAGG AATGGTACTGAGTAGAGCAGGTGTGACCAAACTGTTGCAGTCCAGCTGTGGTTGCCCTGCTGATGACTCCCCAGATGACATGATCCTGGGCATGTGTTCGGAGGTATCTGCAGGTGTCCATGTGGTGCACAGTCAGCTGTTCCATCAG GCTAGACCTGCAGACTATTCCAAAGGGTACCTATCCCATCAGCCCCCTGTGTCCTTCCACAAGCACTGGAACACAGACCCTTACAAAGTGTATAACAAGTACCTGCTGACAGATAGCGAGGGGTACAATCACACTGAGCTATAG